The window AGGTCCTCTAGAAGCTTTCTACATTCTTGCTCCATCTTGGGCGTTAACCAGCAAGTGTATAAATCTGGTGTACTGAAACCTTCTTTCAATACAATATTATGCTCAAAACTTTCTGGACCCAGATTTGCTGGAAGTTCATTAGTAACATGGGTCTGGAATCTTTTCCTTAGCCCTTCTGGTAACTTGTCAAATCCATTCAACtcatcttctttttcattccTTATGTCAATATGCTATATTCTACTCAAGAATTCGGCATCTTGCTTCACTTGCTACACCATTGAACGTAAGTGCATTACAAGGTTTCTCTTTTAACACTAACTTTTCAACCAACTTCGCATTCACAAACGAAGTGGGGCTACCTGTATCACACAAAACTtgtaccttttttttttttttttttttttttttttaatctcaCGGTTGATAACCAATATGTTACCAACTAAGAGTTCTTCTTGAACTAAGAACATTAGAGGAAAATCCTTAGAATTTCTCCCCTCGCCAATATCACTTATCTGTCATGCAAGATATATcgaaataaatataatcatTATTCTTTAGAACATCATCAATAGGAGAAGCAACGTTACCCAAATAGATATCCTCTTGAAGTGAAGTCTCAACAGAATGTTTAGCTGCAGTAGTCATATTAGTAAGTGCAGCGGAAGTAGGAACATCTTTTTGATGCGTAGTAGTATCATGGTGTGGAGCGGTGGTAGCAACTCTCTCAGTTATACCACAGCGTTTACTTGTTTTGTGTTTCTTAATAGGAACGCCTCGCATTACCAGGACAATTAGCTTTTATATGATCTGGGGAACCGCAGTTGAAACACAACTTGTTTCTTCTACAAACATTGTAAAACTTCTCTTGAAAGTTATCCTTTCTATTGGAATTCTTCCCTTCTTTGTCTTTTCCAGTATATTTTCTCCCAGTCTTCGAATAACCATGTCTTGTGTTGTTAATCCGGTTCATGGTACAATCTAGGTCCGTATCTaatttattcttatttccAGTAAGGTTACATTCATCATCAAGTGAAACATCCGAATTTTTGCGGCAGTGTTCAATCTTTTTAGCAGCATTAACAGCATCAATTAACCTATCAAATTGGTACATTCTCAACATTTGACGAGTCTGAAGCCTCACTCCTTGAATGAACAAATCAATAGCAAAAGCATCTGACGTATAACCACGAGGTAACATTGCATGATAAGTCATAAACTGTTTAACATACGTATCAATATCCTTCTTTTGTGAAGTTTGCTTCCAGTTTTCCATAAGCTGGTACGAATCAATCTCAGAAGGATCAATATCTCCCTTTTGTGAAGTTCGTTTCGACCTTTCCAAAAGCTGGTACGGATCAATCTTGGAACTATGGTAATCCTTAAAATCAGCGGCAAATGCAGAGTATGTCATAGCTCTACAGTCATTAagattaaaataattagcAAACCATTCTAAAGCATCATCAGTAAAGTTTTGAGCCACATAACAAATTTTTGCGTATTCATCTTCAATACCACACTCGACGAACTGGGTCTCAAAACTCAACAAAAATGTAGAAATTCTGGAAACATCCTTTTTAGATCCAGAGAACTTAAATGGGGCGATAACAGTTTGATTGTGATTCATtcttaaaatttaattttagtgGCGCTATTAGATGTTATGTCGCAGAGGGGATATACTGAGAGGGGTGGGGTTAGCAAACAAGTTTGATACTTTACTATTTATATCAGGACCAATTTAATAGTTTCTTGCTTCatcttttatatacttttaaccaataaaactataactTATACACTTTCATAATCAActtctttaaataaatcatctctttatatatgattttttttcaccCTTTACTTTATGTTTGTATTAACCTTTTCCAATGTTTCATCGTTGTCCGCCGAGCATATTTTCCTTCTTGCGGCGGTCCCCGTATGTTTAGTACTCTCTGTATTCTCGGAAGTACTTGCATCTCGTATAAACCGTGATAACCACAATCCGTTCGGTTAATAAAGGACCGGTTAATAAAGGCTCGGTTAATAATATGACACTGCTGTGTCAACATCGAAACAAGAATAGAAACAGAAACACCAAAATAAATCGTATATAAAGAGAGGATTTATTCAAGAGAAACCAATTATGAAAttagttttaatatataagttattagttaaaagtatataaaaaatcaagCAACAAACTATTACATCTGCCTTGATATAAATAGTAAAGTATCAAACTTGTTTGCTAACCCCACCCCTCTCAGTATACCCTCTCTGCGACATAACATAGTCGGACTTATTGGTTCTATAGTGTAGTGGTTATCACTTTCGGTTTTGATCCGAACAACCCCGGTTCGAGTCCGGGTAGgacctttttattttttccttttttttatgaatttTTAACAGCGATAAAGAAAActgtggtggtggtggtggtgataataataataataatggttaTTATCTGCGGTTAAATAAATGTGATTGCAATATAAACTGTGTAGCAaaagttatattttatattttttaaaaaatacagaaaaaaaagagaggttattttaatttatattttacaatCGTGCTTATCATCAGAACATCTTTCAAACTTATATAAGAAGCTAAAACGAAAATGTTATTCcataattaaaaaggaagaacaaattaaaaaggaagaacAAGTTAAAAGTCGGTTATACCAGTAAccattataaatatacgAGGAAATCACTTTAACAAATGCTAGACCAAGAATTAGTATTTAAAAACTATGAAGCTGACTACGGTTGTGCAGGCACTAAGCCATCACTAAAGGGGAAATTACAGGAATATTCCGTTGATAAGCTTGATATTACTATGCAGACACAATTTCATTACTGTAAGTTAGAACATGGTACAGTTTCACAAGAACAACCTAataactattattatcacactcataataacagcaacaaaatggaaaaggatgatgaagatgacaATGAGGATGTGATTGTTGACCTATCGACTGGCAGCCTAAAGCCTGTAAACTTAAAGAACTATAATAGAATGAATTCGATGATCGATGATTTTATGGATACTAGATTATCTTAGATGTGTATATttactatattttttttcttttgatacATTGAGTTTACGTTAGCATGAGGAAGGCGGAGACAAGCATTTAACACTTGGTCTTTTATtgcatttttaattaattaattaactaatttatttattgtacattttatatatatatgtatattttttttttgcttccAGTTTCTTGGGTTTAGTTGTTTAGGTTAGGATacgtttttaatttaatttaatttaatttgatttattctatttttttttttttttttttgatattagtGTAGTATTATACCAATGTCATGTGATATTAGAAGTATAGTTTGCTTGTAAGCCAAATCAATCTTTCTGTGATTCTACGGGGCTTTTTCGCTCGCATGTAGAAAAGTACAATCCGGGTAAACAAGAACGGTCTTCTTTACtttgatataaataaaacacgTGATTTGGACACATACTGAAAGCGTTTGTAGCAGCGATCTCTATTTGTACAATATGTTACCCGGACAAATAGTTTTATATtggatttaaaaattgttatttaagCAAAGAAAAACACGCATGCTACACTTTTGTAAAacagataataataataattatacatatttaataaataaataaataaataatatggaaaaaaaataaaaaaaaaaaaattgaaaaaaaaaaataaaaaattttctgtTCTAGGgttttgctttttattttttttatttttttttcttattttttaactttagttttcttcctcttcctctttcCATCTCTTTTGCTAGCATTTTCCAAAAGTTCATGtacctaaaaaaaaaaaaaacaaaaaaacaacagcaaTATGTTTGGAGGCGGATCAAGACCTAATTTCGGTAATACAGGAAGTAGTTTATTTGGTCAAgcaaacaataacaacaacactGGTGTATTTGGTGGCACTACCACTACCAATGCTACTAATTCAGGGTTTGGTGGATTTGGTGCAGCAACCAATAGTAACAATGGTATGttcaattcttttaataataacaataataacaaaaacacTGGATTATTTGGGATAGCAGCACCTGGTAGTGGTGgtagcagcagcagcaccAATCCTTCTTTAATgcttaataataatactactacGGGTACAGGTTTGAAACCTTTTAGTAGTTATTCTGAACGTGATGCGTCGACAAATGTAACCAACCATTACGAAAGTATTACTTTTATGgatgaatataaaaattattcttttGAAGAATTGAGATGGCAAGATTATCAAGCTAATAGGAAAAATCCTGGTGCTTCTGCTGGAGCTGCTgcttttaataatactaataatataaatactaACATGTTTGGTACtactggtaataataataactctttatttattaacaacaaaacCAACTCTAACTCCACAGGATTGTTTGGACAAGCGAATAATGCAAACAATACGGCCAATTCACCGTTTGGAGCCGCTAAACCGGCTGGCGGTTTGTTTGGTCAGAATAACAGTACTACTACAGGTATGAATTCACCTTTTGGGGCTACTAAAACAACTGGCGGCGGCTTATTTGGCCAAACTGGGAATaacaccaacaacaatgcGATTAATTCCCCATTTGGTACCAAACCAGCTGCTGGTGGTCTATTTGGTCAGTCTAATGCTACCAATACCATGAATTCGCCATTTGGTCAATCCAACAGTAATGCTCAAGGCACTGGCAGTTTATTTGGccaaaacaacaacaataatctAGGTGGTGGGCTATTTGGTCAAAACAATACTGCTACTAACAATGCTCAAGGCACTGGATTATTTGGCCagacaaataataataataataataataataatagtaataataatacatcTGCATTTGGCAATGTGAATGgtgctaataataacaacaataattctCCATTTGGTGCAATGAATAGTAACCAAGGAGGCAGTCTGTTTGGCCAGGCTAACACTGCCACGCAAGGGACTGGTCTATTTGGCCAATCCAACACTGTTAACCGAGGGACCGGTTTATTTGGTCAAGCCAACACTGGTAACCAGGGAACCAGTTTATTCGGTCAGAATAACACTACTTCTCAAGGTACAGGATTATTTGGtcaaaacaataacaataccaaCACTCAAGGTACTGGGCTATTTGGCCAAACCAATAACACACAAGCTACAGGTTTGTTTGGCcagaataataatgctaCTCAAAATACGGGCTTATTTGGCCAGgccaacaataataccaacaacaaTCAAGCAACTACTGGCGGTTTATTTGGTCAAgccaacaataacaatgctAACCAGGGCACAGGGTTGTTTGGACAAACTAACAATACGCAAAATACAGGGTTATTTGGACAGACTAACAATAATGCCACAGGCACTGGCTTATTTggtcaaaataataacacacAAGGAACTGGCTTGTTTGgccaaaataataacatgaacaacaacaacaacactCAGGGTAGTACTGGATTGTTTGGTGCTAAACCTGCGACAGGTGGTGGCTTATTTGGgaatatgaataataacaataccgCTGGCCAGACCGGTACCGGTGGGTTATTTGGGCAGGCCACTAATAATCAAGGCACTGGCGGTTTGTTTGgccaaaataataacaacactgCAAGGAGCACTGGCTTATTTGGCCAAACAAATACCAACAATTCTGCTTCTGGTGGATTATTTggtcaaaataataacaaccaAACTACTTCGGGTGGCGGTTTATTTGGtcaaaacaataataccacCGCCACATCCAATATGAATGCCATGGGCGGAGGTGGTTTGTTTGGTAATAAGCCTGCTACCAACACTGTTGGTGGGGGTGGCTTATTTggaaacaataacaacaatcaAGCTGCTTCTGGTGGCTTATTTGGACAAAACAATGCCCTTGGTGCCAATTCCGGCAGTACTTTGGGTGGTGGTTTGTTTGGTGCTAAACCTGCGGGGACTGGTACTAATACCGGCGGTTTGTTTGGTAATACTAACAATGGTTCCAATCTTGCTAATAATACAGCGGGTGGCGGTGGGTTGTTTGGTAACAAATCAAATACTACTACCTTAGGTGGTGGTTTATTTggtaacaacaacaacaatgctACGGCTGCTGGCACCACCAACACTTTGGGAGGTGGCTTATTTGGTAACAAATCtgccaacaataataatgcgTTGGGTGGTGGTTTGTTTGGTGCTAAACCTTCTAACACTGCTACTGGCACTGGCGGGTTATTTGGTAATGCCAATAATATGGCTGGTACAACCACTACGAATAATACATTAAACGGTGGTGGGTTATTTGGCAATACTAACAATACTAGTAATATAACTGCACCAAATACAACAACCCAATTAGGAGGTGGTTTATTTCAAAACCCAAACTCAttgcaacaacaacaacaaatttcAACGTTGGGCCAATCCTCCTCGACCCCATATGGGAACaatgaattatttaaaaactttgCCATGCCAAATGGAATCACAGAGCCACCCAAGCCAAGCGCTGTGAGAACTAAAGctgaaaagaagaaggatTCCACCTTGTCGTCAGCTTATAAATTAGCACCCAAACCATTATTTGgtaatattgataatagCACTCATGACGGCAAACTTAATTTTAATCGTTTCCCTTCTGGCGATTCTTCATCCACCAAACAAATTGAAGCCGGTGCAGCTGTTGGTACTGAGATTAGTTTATTCAATAGGGAAAGTGACGAGGCTCTTTTAACTAAGAGTACTCTTTTTAACCCAAATAAAAAgtcatttaaaaatttaattctaAACAGAAAAGCCCAAGAAAATGGCCCAAAAAATAAGACACATAAGAATGCGAACGAAGATAACGATACCAGTGGTACTAACAAAGAAGAAGCCAGACAAATCACCTTCAAGCTTGATGGTACCAATAACGTAGCCAGCGGGCCTGAAAAAACAACCACAAACGAGTCGTCTGCATCTTCACCTTCATCCGTTAATGGTTCCAAATCGCCATCTCCATTGTTTTCCAGGTCTACACACAATAGAAGTACTACCCCGTTCTTACAAACACCAGAAGATCTTGaggagaaaaaattgaataatggTGGCACCTGTGctgaaaatggaaaaaaggaaaaaccACTTGATAACGTTGCTGAAACAGTGTCGAAAGAGGTTACTATTGTTCCTAAAGATGTTGGTGAAGATATCACTTTTACCGAAGATGGGTATTATATTTCCCCATCGCTGGATACATTATCACAAATGTCGTTATTAAAACTACGTAAAGTTTCCAATTTAACTGTTGGACATGAAAAATATGGTAAGGTTGAATTTCTAGAACCTGTTGATTTATCCAATGTGCCATTAAACGCAATTTGTGGgaatttaattgtttttcaacTAAACGATATGAGCTTGTATCCAAATGAAATGGAAATACCAGCCAAGGGTGAGGGGTTAAATGTTAGAATGAAAGTTTCTTTGTTAGGGTGCTATCCGATTGATAAAAGTACCAAGCAGCCTATTAAGGATCCACATCATCCGGTTGTTATCAAGcatattcaaaaattaaagaaaattactGCTGTTAAATTTGAGAATTATGATCCAACCACTGGTCAATGGacatttattaaagaatGATTAAAAgcgatttttttttaattattatttttgtcctatatattatatgtaaactttatttttaattattgtaTTGTAACTAGCTTTGTACtgtgttaatattattttgtttttatttatttattatgtatAAAGTATGTATTTCCATTTTCCACAACGCATTTGTGCGATAAACCTTgcaaaaacaaagaaaaaaaaaaaaaaaaaaaaaaagaaacaataaaataaaaagttaagCCCTATACGGGGATCGAACCCGTAACCTTGTGATTAAGAGTCACACGCGCTACCGATTGCGCCAACAAGGCAGTAACTTGTTTGTGCTGATTAAGCACCATTATAGATAAGTTAATACAGATGAAATGAAAGAAAATTGAAATGATACGAGAAGTCCGGAAACGCGGAAATACCCATAATAATGAGGTCTCTTAAATTgggataattttttttttttttttaatggacaataaaaaaacgctggaaaaagaataatgCAAATTACAAaggagggaaaaaaaaagaaaaacagaataataaatacacaaatataaataatcaaataCCAATAATGTAAAGCCATATTTTCAATCGTATATCTTTTTGTAAATCGCTGTTAGTTGATCGGACATGccattttttaacaacaaAGGTTTTAAAAGATCGAGTAATTGGCTATAAGTATAGTGAAATTCAGCATCTTCGAGGAAAACATACTTAAATTCCCACAACAAAAGATCATGTAAATTAGTACTATTATCACCAGTAGaacttttgttattatattgagttaaattttgtaatttaGATAACAAAAGTTCTAGGGTTTCTATCAGAATGGGGTATTTTGTGTCTTCAATATCGATAGCAGTTTCAGTTTCGGATTTAACATTATCAGGAATGGCTGTTGTATCGTCTTTGGAATGAGGACCGCCATGAGAAACTATAGTTACATCTTTTTgactattattactttttttcagttcaataaatttgaGTATACATTCGGAAATTAAGTTTTTAATGTCAGCCAACTTCTCCTGAAATCTAACTTTCAATTCTTGGTGAGTATCGTAATcttttatgatttttttacaattagAAGCGGTGATATTGTTAGAACGAGCAAATtcctttaataattttatgtCTTGAGCACCTAATTCTACCAATTCGTAATCCTTTAAAGGCCCAAATACAGAAGAATCATTTTCgaacttaaaaaaactttttttagcTCCCGAAGGTGTCGCTTTAGCTTTAGGAGTGGGTGTATTAGATTTTTTCCTTGTAGTTGTGGTTTTCGGAGAAGGGCTCCCAGTTTTAGAGGTAGATGTGTTTGGTgcagtattattactaccagTTTTCTCTTTTAGTGAAGATAAAGAAGGagaatttttctttttattgctGCTTATTTTTGCAACAGCACCAGTATTGTTTGTAGGTGTCAAGgattttttcttgtttttaatagtatTGATGTTGCTTTTATCAATAGTATCTTCTTTCTTctgttcttttttctcttcacCATAGCTTCCATGCTCGACAaaattctttatatattgtGAATCTTTATCTGTTTTACCTttgctgttattttttgttaaataaaacaatgcAACTTTATAGGCATCGCACAATTTCTTATtgcttcttcttttgttttcttctttaGCCAACATGTCGTTAATTATATCTTCTG is drawn from Saccharomycodes ludwigii strain NBRC 1722 chromosome V, whole genome shotgun sequence and contains these coding sequences:
- a CDS encoding uncharacterized protein (similar to Saccharomyces cerevisiae YGR109W-A | retrotransposon gene), with translation MNHNQTVIAPFKFSGSKKDVSRISTFLLSFETQFVECGIEDEYAKICYVAQNFTDDALEWFANYFNLNDCRAMTYSAFAADFKDYHSSKIDPYQLLERSKRTSQKGDIDPSEIDSYQLMENWKQTSQKKDIDTYVKQFMTYHAMLPRGYTSDAFAIDLFIQGVRLQTRQMLRMYQFDRLIDAVNAAKKIEHCRKNSDVSLDDECNLTGNKNKLDTDLDCTMNRINNTRHGYSKTGRKYTGKDKEGKNSNRKDNFQEKFYNVCRRNKLCFNCGSPDHIKANCPGNARRSY
- a CDS encoding uncharacterized protein (similar to Saccharomyces cerevisiae YKL068W-A | putative protein of unknown function), with the protein product MLDQELVFKNYEADYGCAGTKPSLKGKLQEYSVDKLDITMQTQFHYCKLEHGTVSQEQPNNYYYHTHNNSNKMEKDDEDDNEDVIVDLSTGSLKPVNLKNYNRMNSMIDDFMDTRLS
- the IOC4 gene encoding Ioc4p (similar to Saccharomyces cerevisiae YMR044W | IOC4 | Iswi One Complex), which produces MSLKPGQSILVKVKGYPAWPGMIIPHELVPEKIKATYTNQQSDIKHTGRSTRSTINNSNMICVKFYCDDNYTWINPKNKSAVDTWQLLNTEDIINDMLAKEENKRRSNKKLCDAYKVALFYLTKNNSKGKTDKDSQYIKNFVEHGSYGEEKKEQKKEDTIDKSNINTIKNKKKSLTPTNNTGAVAKISSNKKKNSPSLSSLKEKTGSNNTAPNTSTSKTGSPSPKTTTTRKKSNTPTPKAKATPSGAKKSFFKFENDSSVFGPLKDYELVELGAQDIKLLKEFARSNNITASNCKKIIKDYDTHQELKVRFQEKLADIKNLISECILKFIELKKSNNSQKDVTIVSHGGPHSKDDTTAIPDNVKSETETAIDIEDTKYPILIETLELLLSKLQNLTQYNNKSSTGDNSTNLHDLLLWEFKYVFLEDAEFHYTYSQLLDLLKPLLLKNGMSDQLTAIYKKIYD
- the NUP116 gene encoding FG-nucleoporin NUP116 (similar to Saccharomyces cerevisiae YMR047C | NUP116 | NUclear Pore (paralog of YKL068W | NUP100)); protein product: MFGGGSRPNFGNTGSSLFGQANNNNNTGVFGGTTTTNATNSGFGGFGAATNSNNGMFNSFNNNNNNKNTGLFGIAAPGSGGSSSSTNPSLMLNNNTTTGTGLKPFSSYSERDASTNVTNHYESITFMDEYKNYSFEELRWQDYQANRKNPGASAGAAAFNNTNNINTNMFGTTGNNNNSLFINNKTNSNSTGLFGQANNANNTANSPFGAAKPAGGLFGQNNSTTTGMNSPFGATKTTGGGLFGQTGNNTNNNAINSPFGTKPAAGGLFGQSNATNTMNSPFGQSNSNAQGTGSLFGQNNNNNLGGGLFGQNNTATNNAQGTGLFGQTNNNNNNNNNSNNNTSAFGNVNGANNNNNNSPFGAMNSNQGGSLFGQANTATQGTGLFGQSNTVNRGTGLFGQANTGNQGTSLFGQNNTTSQGTGLFGQNNNNTNTQGTGLFGQTNNTQATGLFGQNNNATQNTGLFGQANNNTNNNQATTGGLFGQANNNNANQGTGLFGQTNNTQNTGLFGQTNNNATGTGLFGQNNNTQGTGLFGQNNNMNNNNNTQGSTGLFGAKPATGGGLFGNMNNNNTAGQTGTGGLFGQATNNQGTGGLFGQNNNNTARSTGLFGQTNTNNSASGGLFGQNNNNQTTSGGGLFGQNNNTTATSNMNAMGGGGLFGNKPATNTVGGGGLFGNNNNNQAASGGLFGQNNALGANSGSTLGGGLFGAKPAGTGTNTGGLFGNTNNGSNLANNTAGGGGLFGNKSNTTTLGGGLFGNNNNNATAAGTTNTLGGGLFGNKSANNNNALGGGLFGAKPSNTATGTGGLFGNANNMAGTTTTNNTLNGGGLFGNTNNTSNITAPNTTTQLGGGLFQNPNSLQQQQQISTLGQSSSTPYGNNELFKNFAMPNGITEPPKPSAVRTKAEKKKDSTLSSAYKLAPKPLFGNIDNSTHDGKLNFNRFPSGDSSSTKQIEAGAAVGTEISLFNRESDEALLTKSTLFNPNKKSFKNLILNRKAQENGPKNKTHKNANEDNDTSGTNKEEARQITFKLDGTNNVASGPEKTTTNESSASSPSSVNGSKSPSPLFSRSTHNRSTTPFLQTPEDLEEKKLNNGGTCAENGKKEKPLDNVAETVSKEVTIVPKDVGEDITFTEDGYYISPSLDTLSQMSLLKLRKVSNLTVGHEKYGKVEFLEPVDLSNVPLNAICGNLIVFQLNDMSLYPNEMEIPAKGEGLNVRMKVSLLGCYPIDKSTKQPIKDPHHPVVIKHIQKLKKITAVKFENYDPTTGQWTFIKE